A single window of Actinoallomurus bryophytorum DNA harbors:
- the hpf gene encoding ribosome hibernation-promoting factor, HPF/YfiA family: protein MDIIVKARHTDVNDRFRRHVDTKLAKVEKLDPKVIRVDVEVSEEHNPRQSDTRERIELTIVSRGPVIRAEAAADDRYAALDMALGKLEGRLRRMCDRRKVHHGNHGRARLASALAPDPDDIPVGAEPNQPDSVPAAAPAATETVEAPRSWDEDTYAPPLGDDIVPIAMEGDGPVVLREKAHKADPMTIDQALFEMELVGHDFYLFRDKESLRPSVVYRRRGWDYGVIRLVEE, encoded by the coding sequence GTGGACATCATCGTGAAGGCCCGCCATACGGACGTCAACGATCGATTCCGTCGTCATGTGGACACCAAGCTTGCCAAGGTCGAGAAGCTGGATCCCAAGGTCATCAGGGTCGACGTGGAGGTTTCTGAAGAGCACAACCCTCGTCAGTCCGACACCCGTGAACGCATCGAACTCACCATCGTCTCCCGTGGCCCCGTGATCAGGGCCGAGGCCGCGGCCGACGACCGCTACGCGGCACTCGACATGGCCCTCGGCAAGCTCGAGGGACGGCTGCGGCGCATGTGCGACCGGCGCAAGGTCCACCACGGCAACCACGGTCGCGCCAGGCTCGCCTCGGCGCTGGCGCCGGATCCCGACGACATTCCAGTTGGCGCCGAGCCGAACCAGCCGGACTCCGTCCCTGCCGCGGCTCCGGCCGCCACCGAGACCGTCGAAGCACCGCGATCATGGGACGAGGACACGTACGCCCCGCCCCTGGGCGACGACATCGTGCCGATCGCGATGGAAGGCGACGGTCCGGTCGTTCTGCGGGAAAAAGCGCACAAGGCCGACCCCATGACCATTGACCAGGCTCTCTTCGAGATGGAGCTGGTCGGTCACGACTTTTATCTCTTCCGTGACAAGGAGAGTCTGCGTCCGAGTGTCGTATACCGGCGCCGAGGCTGGGACTATGGGGTGATCCGTCTAGTCGAGGAGTGA
- a CDS encoding response regulator — MSEAPQTRDTVAGDPIRVLIVDDHALFRRGLEMVLDDEDGIEVVGQCGDGQEAVEQVGDLVPDVVLMDIRMPRRGGIEACTSIKDQVPSVKIVMLTISDEEEDLFEAIKAGATGYLLKDVSIDEVADVVRAVHDGQSFISPSMASKLITEFAVMAKRGDERQQQVPAPKLTDREMEVLRLVARGLGNREIAKELFISENTVKNHIRNILEKLQLHSRMEAVVYAVREKLLEIS, encoded by the coding sequence TTGAGCGAGGCTCCGCAGACTCGTGACACCGTGGCCGGTGACCCTATCCGTGTCCTCATCGTCGATGACCACGCCCTGTTCCGTCGTGGCCTGGAGATGGTTCTCGACGACGAGGACGGCATCGAGGTCGTCGGCCAGTGCGGCGACGGCCAGGAGGCCGTGGAACAGGTGGGTGACCTGGTACCGGATGTCGTACTCATGGACATCCGAATGCCCCGCCGCGGTGGCATAGAGGCATGCACATCCATCAAGGACCAGGTGCCGAGCGTCAAGATCGTCATGCTCACGATCAGCGACGAGGAGGAGGATCTCTTCGAGGCGATCAAGGCAGGCGCCACCGGATATCTGCTGAAGGATGTCTCGATCGACGAGGTCGCCGACGTCGTACGCGCGGTGCATGACGGCCAGTCGTTCATCAGCCCGTCGATGGCGTCCAAGTTGATCACCGAGTTCGCCGTCATGGCCAAGCGCGGTGACGAACGTCAGCAGCAGGTGCCGGCACCCAAGCTGACCGATCGCGAGATGGAGGTCCTCCGCCTGGTGGCGCGAGGCCTCGGCAACCGAGAGATCGCCAAAGAGCTGTTCATCTCGGAGAACACGGTCAAGAACCACATCCGCAACATCCTTGAGAAGCTCCAACTGCACTCGCGGATGGAGGCCGTGGTCTACGCGGTACGCGAGAAGCTCCTCGAAATCAGCTGA